A portion of the Vulpes vulpes isolate BD-2025 chromosome 5, VulVul3, whole genome shotgun sequence genome contains these proteins:
- the SLAMF9 gene encoding SLAM family member 9 has protein sequence MGALPWLLLLLLLRAAEGYSGDDVDAEEVVGVLQESISLPVEIPADEEVENIIWSSSASLAVVIPGREGQPTKIVLTNPRYQRRVSLVGPNYSLHISNLSWEDSGLYYAQVNLRTSQASTMQRYSLRIYRRLAEPHVSVNFEMAAEESCNLSLACSVEEAGQDVTYSWISREDCRDTVHEGSALSASWRPGDSVPSYTCRATNPVSTIYSQPIPARSFCADPRFPEETSTYSCLLAKGLLLLLLFTILGAGLWCVRAQRGCQAPRTRKLERNRLRLRRKEQLSPSLA, from the exons ATGGGGGCTCTCCCGTGGCTGCTCCTGCTCTTGCTGCTGCGTGCAG CCGAAGGGTATTCTGGAGATGATGTGGATGCAGAGGAAGTGGTTGGGGTCCTTCAGGAGTCCATCAGCCTCCCCGTGGAGATACCGGCCGATGAGGAGGTCGAGAACATCATCTGGTCCTCCTCGGCGAGCCTTGCCGTGGTGATTCCGGGCAGAGAGGGACAGCCGACCAAAATCGTGCTGACCAACCCTCGATACCAGCGCCGGGTGAGCCTGGTGGGCCCCAACTACTCCCTGCACATCAGCAATCTGAGCTGGGAGGACTCGGGGCTCTACTACGCTCAGGTCAACCTGAGGACATCGCAGGCGTCCACCATGCAGCGGTACAGCCTGCGCATCTACC GACGGCTGGCGGAGCCTCACGTCTCCGTGAACTTTGAGATGGCTGCGGAAGAGAGCTGCAATCTCTCTCTGGCGTGCTCCGTGGAGGAGGCAGGCCAGGATGTGACCTACAGCTGGATATCCCGGGAGGATTGCAGGGACACCGTGCAcgagggctctgccctcagcgcctcctggaggcccggggacAGTGTCCCCTCCTACACCTGCAGGGCCACCAACCCCGTCAGCACCATCTACTCCCAACCCATCCCCGCCAGGTCCTTCTGTGCAG ATCCCCGCTTCCCTGAGGAGACGTCGACTTACTCCTGCCTCTTGGCCAAGGggctgctgctcctcttgctctTCACGATTCTGGGCGCGGGGCTCTGGTGCGTCCGAGCCCAGAGAGGATGCCAAGCGCCCAGGACCAGGAAACTcgagagaaacagactcagactgagaaggaaggagcagctcagccccagcctggcctgA